A genomic segment from Triticum dicoccoides isolate Atlit2015 ecotype Zavitan chromosome 1A, WEW_v2.0, whole genome shotgun sequence encodes:
- the LOC119353852 gene encoding basic salivary proline-rich protein 1-like: MYASRLQHRTRSRSVRERWPGKMDQRMIIVCSVVGSLGVLSAILGFSAEGTKLTISDLYVGGGVCLYPQNPALGLGVCAAIFLIVAQIVFAVVGGCCGCCKSRAIPSEANRIIGVVCAVSSWISAMIAFGLLAEGAAWNSTGTRYSSVYGYCYVLKDGIFAGGAVLTLVATALGVTSYIMLRKQPAAAAATSAVPKAGEQMPAGGAGIAMGQPQFPQQASPQGQGYGQAPPSYPQYSPSPQGQPGYGQAPNAQFPPAASVPYGQAPNPHYPPPPAQGYGSNQQQQQFPPPPAQGYGVHAQNQQYPPPPAAHGYGAHAPNQQFPPASPPPAHGYGPHTPPTGHEQV, from the exons ATGTACGCCAGTCGACTACAACACAGAACGAGATCGAGATCCGTTCGAGAAAGGTGGCCGGGAAAAATGGATCAGAGGATGATCATCGTGTGCTCGGTCGTCGGCTCCCTCGGGGTGCTGAGTGCCATCCTGGGGTTCTCAGCCGAAGGCACGAAGCTCACC ATTTCGGACTTGTACGTGGGTGGAGGGGTGTGCCTGTACCCGCAGAACCCGGCGCTGGGGCTCGGGGTCTGCGCCGCCATCTTCCTCATCGTGGCCCAGATCGTCTTCGCGGTCGTCGGCGGCTGCTGCGGCTGCTGCAAGTCCCGCGCCATCCCCTCCGAGGCCAACCGGATCATCGGCGTCGTCTGCGCCGTCTCCTCATG GATCTCGGCGATGATCGCCTTCGGCCTGCTGGCGGAGGGCGCTGCGTGGAACTCCACCGGGACGCGGTACTCGTCAGTGTACGGGTATTGCTACGTCCTTAAGGACGGCATCTTCGCCGGCGGCGCCGTGCTCACGCTGGTCGCCACGGCCCTCGGGGTCACCTCCTACATCATGCTCCGCAAgcagcctgccgccgccgccgccacctctgccGTGCCCAAGGCAGGCGAGCagatgccggcgggcggcgccgggatcGCGATGGGGCAGCCGCAGTTCCCGCAGCAGGCTTCTCCACAGGGGCAGGGGTACGGGCAGGCGCCGCCGAGCTACCCGCAGTACTCGCCGTCGCCTCAGGGACAGCCGGGGTACGGCCAAGCGCCGAACGCGCAGTTCCCTCCTGCCGCTTCTGTTCCATACGGCCAGGCGCCGAACCCGCACTACCCCCCTCCTCCGGCACAAGGCTATGGAtccaaccagcagcagcagcagttcccACCTCCTCCGGCGCAAGGCTACGGGGTGCACGCGCAGAACCAGCAGTACCCTCCTCCTCCTGCCGCTCATGGCTACGGTGCGCACGCGCCGAACCAGCAGTTTCCCCCTGCATCTCCTCCTCCTGCCCATGGCTATGGACCGCACACGCCCCCTACAGGACACGAACAGGTGTAA
- the LOC119353841 gene encoding uncharacterized protein LOC119353841: protein CTPGPGSLYINHGCTPVDRNPKEVEVPSRALAMKMDQKTIIVCSVVGSLGVLSAILGFSAEGTKLTVSDLYVDGGVCLYPQNPALGLGVCAAIFLIVAQIAFAVVGGCCGCCRSRAIPSESNRIIGVVCAVFSWIMAIIAFSLLVTGAAWNTTGTRDPSPFGLCYVLKDGIFAGGAVLTLVATALGLTSYVMLRGQPATAAPKEGEQMPAGAAGISMGQPQFQQQPPQGQGYGQAPNPHYAPPPAQGQGYGAHTANHQQQQQLPPPPGRGYGQYPPPKGHEQV, encoded by the exons TGCACGCCCGGCCCGGGCTCCCTCTATATAAACCACGGGTGCACGCCAGTCGACCGCAACCCAAAAGAGGTCGAGGTTCCATCGAGAGCATTGGCCATGAAAATGGATCAGAAGACGATCATCGTGTGCTCGGTCGTCGGCTCCCTCGGGGTGCTGAGTGCCATCCTGGGGTTCTCTGCCGAGGGCACCAAGCTCACC GTTTCGGACTTGTACGTGGATGGAGGGGTGTGCCTGTACCCGCAGAACCCCGCGCTCGGGCTCGGGGTCTGCGCCGCCATCTTCCTCATCGTGGCCCAGATCGCCTTCGCGGTCGTCGGCGGCTGCTGCGGCTGCTGCAGGTCCCGCGCCATCCCCTCCGAGAGCAACCGGATCATCGGCGTCGTCTGCGCCGTCTTCTCATG gatcATGGCGATAATCGCGTTCTCGCTGCTGGTGACGGGCGCGGCGTGGAACACCACCGGGACGCGGGACCCGTCGCCGTTCGGGCTGTGCTACGTCCTCAAGGACGGCATCTTCGCCGGCGGCGCCGTGCTCACGCTCGTCGCCACGGCCCTCGGGCTCACCTCCTACGTCATGCTCCGCGGGCAGCCGGCCACCGCCGCGCCCAAGGAAGGCGAGCAGATGCCGGCGGGCGCCGCCGGGATCAGCATGGGGCAGCCGCAGTTCCAGCAGCAGCCTCCGCAGGGGCAGGGGTACGGCCAAGCGCCGAACCCTCACTACGCCCCTCCTCCGGCACAAGGACAAGGCTATGGAGCGCACACAGCcaaccaccagcagcagcagcagctacccCCGCCTCCTGGACGAGGCTACGGGCAGTACCCTCCTCCTAAAGGACACGAACAGGTGTGA